The following are from one region of the Ignavibacteriota bacterium genome:
- a CDS encoding TonB-dependent receptor plug domain-containing protein, producing MLKLLSSFVLFTTFIFPQDVDSLLNLKNSASSDTNFVGIVDSTAHSDSTITINAIVDTLIPIQGIPLTDVSTIISKRTFLFENYRYAGDLLRSFNLNFIKDFGFIGYPNETFIYGVGNSGISYLQDGVFWNNRYTNSLDLNLIQSENIDSIEIVPSPRGFLYGPYNNPVTVNFITRDFIPPVPYARIKYYQGPDGEAMIDGKFSAMIAKRWNYSFQLTNRSKDETYANTDLSLWQFNTKLKYFLSNSVNLQAYYYYVDKEQGLNGGVDYDSLSRSSDDPNADLYDPIFAPVVYPNQKLDIMQHNVGLRTLAKPFDNSQLDLTVYYRYGLDEYRNIRDSLNFGRDYTNKSFGTVINYLQTLSIFTLQVLGDYESTNSELYWVEDNYLNSDTFKRFSFGGVLTAAFFNNYIQTSIYYKQNYWDEVDYWDKQEIRLNGIGADIIFLPEYDQSLYVGYSLRESRSEEENVPAFEIGTRYKNSQLLFDAKYFYNEHFYESHLEIIPPWRFYIQTVKGLGLILNYKFWILLLETNTSYYFEIDEMRTVNLPEWQFVGGLYINDLFFNTNLDLKAGLKFYYKGKTDLAFDYWGSVGSVEPTNKLDFNLAGEIKKVAIFYFQWENLFGNEYYITPYYPMPERNIKFGLAWELFN from the coding sequence ATGTTAAAACTACTTTCATCATTCGTACTTTTCACAACTTTTATCTTTCCTCAGGATGTTGATTCCTTATTAAATCTTAAAAATTCAGCCAGTTCTGATACAAATTTTGTTGGAATTGTTGATTCAACAGCACATTCTGATTCGACTATTACAATAAACGCTATTGTTGATACACTTATACCAATTCAGGGAATCCCGTTGACTGATGTGAGTACGATTATCAGTAAAAGAACCTTTTTGTTTGAAAACTACCGGTACGCAGGTGATTTGTTGAGATCTTTCAATTTGAATTTTATTAAGGACTTTGGATTTATCGGCTATCCAAATGAAACTTTTATTTACGGTGTGGGAAATAGTGGAATAAGCTATTTGCAGGACGGAGTTTTCTGGAATAACCGTTACACAAACTCGCTTGACCTTAACCTCATACAAAGTGAAAATATTGATTCGATTGAAATTGTTCCTTCTCCGCGCGGCTTTTTGTATGGACCATACAACAATCCGGTAACAGTTAATTTCATTACACGGGACTTTATCCCTCCGGTACCTTATGCAAGAATCAAGTATTATCAGGGCCCTGATGGCGAGGCAATGATTGATGGAAAATTTTCTGCTATGATTGCGAAAAGATGGAATTACTCATTTCAATTGACGAACAGATCAAAAGATGAAACTTACGCGAATACTGATTTAAGTCTCTGGCAGTTTAACACAAAGCTGAAATATTTTTTATCGAACTCAGTAAATCTCCAGGCATATTATTATTATGTTGATAAAGAGCAAGGTCTGAACGGCGGAGTTGATTATGACAGTCTTTCAAGAAGCTCTGATGATCCGAACGCTGATCTTTATGATCCGATTTTCGCACCGGTTGTTTATCCAAATCAGAAACTTGATATAATGCAGCATAATGTTGGGTTAAGAACGCTTGCAAAACCGTTTGATAATTCTCAGTTGGATTTAACAGTTTATTACCGATATGGACTTGATGAATATCGTAATATAAGAGATAGTTTGAATTTTGGACGAGATTATACAAACAAATCTTTTGGCACGGTGATTAATTATTTACAGACATTAAGCATTTTTACTTTGCAGGTGTTGGGTGATTATGAGAGTACAAATAGTGAGTTATATTGGGTAGAAGATAATTATTTAAATAGTGATACTTTCAAACGATTCAGCTTTGGTGGTGTTCTGACTGCAGCATTTTTTAATAATTATATTCAAACATCCATATACTATAAGCAAAACTATTGGGACGAAGTTGATTACTGGGACAAACAAGAAATTAGATTAAATGGTATTGGTGCTGATATAATATTTTTACCTGAATATGATCAATCGTTGTATGTTGGCTACTCATTAAGAGAAAGTCGCTCCGAAGAAGAAAATGTTCCCGCTTTTGAAATAGGCACTCGTTATAAAAATTCGCAATTGCTATTTGATGCGAAATATTTTTATAATGAACACTTTTATGAAAGCCATCTTGAAATTATTCCTCCTTGGAGGTTTTATATACAAACGGTTAAAGGTTTAGGTTTAATACTTAATTATAAATTTTGGATCCTGTTATTGGAAACAAACACATCTTACTATTTCGAAATTGATGAAATGAGAACCGTTAATCTACCCGAGTGGCAATTTGTTGGAGGACTTTATATCAACGATTTATTCTTTAATACCAATCTTGATTTAAAAGCAGGACTTAAATTTTACTATAAGGGGAAAACTGATTTAGCATTCGATTATTGGGGTAGTGTTGGGAGTGTTGAACCAACAAACAAACTCGATTTTAATTTAGCAGGTGAGATAAAAAAAGTTGCGATCTTCTATTTTCAGTGGGAGAATTTGTTCGGCAATGAATACTACATCACTCCTTATTATCCAATGCCGGAAAGAAATATTAAATTCGGTTTAGCGTGGGAGTTGTTTAATTAG
- a CDS encoding HU family DNA-binding protein, with protein MAKSMTKSQIIAHLAAKTKTTKKVSAQFLDELVKLSYKEAKKEFVLPGLGKLKVAQRNQRMGRNPATGESIVIPARKVLKFRVSKAAKDAILK; from the coding sequence ATGGCTAAATCAATGACGAAGAGTCAAATCATTGCTCATCTTGCTGCCAAGACAAAAACCACAAAAAAAGTTTCAGCTCAGTTTTTAGATGAACTGGTAAAACTTTCATACAAGGAAGCAAAAAAAGAATTTGTATTACCAGGTCTTGGTAAACTCAAAGTTGCACAAAGAAACCAGAGAATGGGAAGAAATCCTGCCACCGGCGAATCGATTGTTATTCCGGCAAGAAAAGTTTTGAAATTCAGAGTATCAAAAGCAGCTAAGGATGCAATCCTGAAATAA
- a CDS encoding DUF1697 domain-containing protein: MKKYIALLRGINVSGQKLIKMSELRTLFEKAGLQNVQTYIQSGNIIFSSKEKLSGKISQNISSAIKKKFGFDVHAIVLTPGELDKVILSNPFIKTQKESDKLYIIFLSSIPSKDNVNRIIAAEYFPEEYIVDGKCIYLFVPNGYGKAKLNNNFFENKLKVFGTTRNLKTLNALIELTKLH, from the coding sequence ATGAAAAAATATATTGCATTGCTGAGAGGAATTAATGTAAGCGGACAAAAGCTAATCAAAATGTCCGAGTTGAGAACATTGTTTGAAAAAGCCGGTTTGCAGAATGTTCAAACTTACATACAAAGCGGAAATATAATTTTTTCAAGCAAAGAAAAATTATCCGGAAAAATTAGCCAGAATATTTCCTCGGCAATAAAAAAGAAATTCGGCTTTGACGTTCACGCAATTGTTTTGACTCCGGGAGAGCTTGATAAAGTGATTTTAAGCAATCCATTCATAAAAACGCAAAAGGAATCTGACAAACTTTATATCATTTTTCTTTCGTCAATTCCTTCAAAAGATAATGTTAACAGAATTATTGCTGCCGAATATTTTCCGGAAGAATATATCGTTGATGGGAAATGTATTTATCTTTTCGTGCCAAATGGCTATGGCAAAGCAAAACTAAATAATAATTTTTTCGAGAATAAACTTAAAGTTTTCGGAACTACAAGAAATTTAAAAACACTCAATGCATTAATTGAGTTAACTAAATTGCACTAA
- a CDS encoding response regulator: MKALIIDDERLARTELKRLLTPFKDLQIVGEAVNAEDALEKINELKPDLIFLDIQMPGKTGFELLEELDSVPVVVFTTAYDEYALKAFEYNALDYLLKPIEPKRLEETVNKLIEKTRKKVAVETDKEILTESDQVFVKDGDRCWFVKLEKIRLLESEGNYVRLFFEDNKPLILRTLNYLDERLDTKVFFRANRKHIINLKWVDSIEPWLNGGLLVKLKDGHKVEVSRRQAVKFKDMLSL; the protein is encoded by the coding sequence ATGAAAGCTTTAATAATTGATGACGAAAGATTAGCACGCACAGAATTAAAAAGACTTCTTACACCTTTCAAAGATTTACAAATTGTCGGTGAAGCAGTAAATGCAGAAGATGCGCTCGAAAAAATTAACGAGCTGAAACCAGATTTGATTTTTCTGGATATTCAGATGCCCGGTAAAACCGGATTTGAATTGTTAGAAGAATTAGACAGCGTTCCGGTAGTTGTTTTCACAACTGCGTATGATGAATATGCATTAAAAGCATTTGAATACAATGCACTCGATTATCTGTTGAAGCCAATTGAACCAAAACGACTTGAAGAAACAGTAAACAAGTTGATTGAAAAGACCAGAAAGAAAGTTGCTGTTGAAACTGATAAAGAAATCCTTACAGAAAGTGACCAGGTTTTTGTTAAAGATGGTGATCGCTGCTGGTTTGTGAAATTGGAAAAAATAAGATTACTTGAATCAGAGGGAAATTATGTTCGGCTTTTCTTTGAAGACAACAAACCACTAATTCTTCGCACACTAAATTATCTCGATGAAAGACTTGACACTAAAGTGTTCTTCCGCGCAAACAGGAAACACATTATCAATCTAAAATGGGTTGATTCAATCGAACCGTGGCTGAACGGCGGATTACTTGTTAAACTGAAAGACGGTCACAAAGTTGAAGTCTCACGAAGGCAGGCAGTTAAGTTTAAAGATATGCTAAGTCTTTAA
- a CDS encoding DUF4922 domain-containing protein, whose product MRLIEKKILEDPQIKFLIDKHDYSSAAEYLFKSQLSNWLLMKNNYEMRDKVKTKSFWFDSFKMIVQFNSERIKSTSAKVDDTTIKRRKCFLCLENLPDEQKGILLPDDFILLCNPYPVFPEHFTISSIQHQPQRIFNSINSFLEISSLFPCYCLVYNGPACGASAPDHLHFQAGTKNFIPIENDIQQLKNDFGRIVQDDESVTTSFIDDGLRKIIFIESMDKLEIEKAFHLIYKNYQKLVGVNPEPMMNILSFYHIDFGWYLIIFLRNKHRPECFYKNDPEKILISPAAIDIGGIVVTPREEDYIKIDKSILSQIFNEVSLDKKTFLLLEEEIKKDLS is encoded by the coding sequence ATGAGATTAATTGAAAAGAAAATTTTAGAAGATCCTCAGATTAAATTCTTAATCGATAAACATGATTATTCTTCCGCAGCAGAATATTTGTTTAAATCTCAGTTGAGTAATTGGCTGCTGATGAAGAATAATTATGAGATGCGTGATAAAGTAAAGACAAAATCTTTTTGGTTCGACAGTTTCAAGATGATAGTTCAATTTAACTCTGAAAGAATAAAATCAACATCAGCGAAAGTGGATGACACTACAATAAAAAGAAGGAAGTGCTTCCTTTGTCTAGAAAATCTTCCTGATGAACAAAAAGGAATTTTACTGCCGGATGATTTCATTCTTTTGTGTAATCCGTATCCTGTTTTTCCAGAACATTTTACAATCAGTTCAATTCAACACCAGCCTCAGAGAATATTTAATTCAATCAATTCGTTTCTTGAAATTAGCAGTTTGTTTCCCTGTTATTGTTTAGTTTATAATGGACCTGCTTGTGGTGCTTCAGCACCGGATCATCTTCATTTTCAGGCAGGAACAAAAAATTTTATCCCTATTGAAAATGATATTCAGCAGTTAAAAAATGATTTTGGCAGGATAGTTCAGGACGATGAATCTGTTACTACTTCTTTTATTGATGATGGTTTGAGAAAAATAATTTTTATTGAATCAATGGATAAACTCGAAATTGAAAAAGCATTTCACTTAATTTATAAAAACTATCAAAAACTTGTCGGTGTTAATCCTGAGCCAATGATGAATATTTTAAGCTTTTACCATATTGATTTTGGATGGTACCTGATAATTTTTTTGAGAAACAAACACAGACCAGAATGTTTTTATAAAAATGATCCTGAAAAAATATTAATTAGTCCGGCAGCAATTGATATTGGAGGAATTGTAGTTACTCCCAGGGAAGAAGATTATATAAAGATTGATAAAAGTATTCTCAGCCAAATATTTAATGAAGTATCTCTTGATAAAAAGACATTTCTTTTACTGGAAGAAGAAATTAAAAAGGATCTAAGTTAA